A window of the Vibrio fluvialis genome harbors these coding sequences:
- a CDS encoding YicC/YloC family endoribonuclease: MIYSMTAYARKEVKGDWGSAVWEIRSVNQRYLETYFRLPEQFRGLEPVLRERFRQRLARGKVECHLRFDANPAAQSKLNINEALAEQVIKAASQIMHMTGELSRINPFQVMQWPGVMETPEQDMDAINKSLLEGFDEAVSEFIEARGREGENMKALIEQRLDGISAEVVKVRARMPEIIDWQRERLVSKFEEAKVELDPSRIEQELILLAQKSDVAEELDRLDSHVKETRNILKKGGSVGRRLDFMMQEFNRESNTLASKSISTDITASGVELKVLIEQMREQIQNIE; the protein is encoded by the coding sequence ATGATCTACAGCATGACGGCGTATGCACGCAAAGAAGTCAAAGGCGATTGGGGCAGTGCCGTGTGGGAAATTCGCTCGGTTAACCAACGCTATCTGGAAACTTACTTCCGCCTGCCGGAGCAGTTCCGTGGCCTGGAGCCCGTGTTACGCGAACGTTTCCGCCAGCGTCTGGCGCGCGGTAAAGTCGAATGTCACCTGCGTTTTGATGCCAACCCTGCAGCGCAAAGCAAGTTAAACATCAACGAAGCGCTGGCCGAACAAGTGATTAAAGCAGCCAGCCAAATCATGCACATGACCGGCGAACTGAGCCGTATCAACCCGTTCCAGGTCATGCAGTGGCCGGGCGTGATGGAAACTCCTGAGCAGGATATGGACGCGATCAACAAATCACTGCTGGAAGGTTTTGACGAAGCGGTGAGTGAATTCATCGAAGCTCGTGGTCGCGAAGGCGAAAACATGAAAGCGCTGATTGAGCAGCGTCTGGATGGCATCAGCGCCGAAGTGGTGAAAGTGCGCGCGCGCATGCCGGAAATCATCGACTGGCAACGTGAACGTCTGGTCAGCAAATTTGAAGAAGCCAAAGTGGAGCTTGACCCGAGCCGCATCGAACAAGAGCTGATTCTATTGGCGCAGAAATCCGATGTAGCGGAAGAGCTGGATCGCCTCGATTCGCACGTCAAAGAAACGCGCAATATTCTGAAAAAAGGTGGCTCGGTCGGTCGCCGCCTCGATTTCATGATGCAGGAGTTCAACCGCGAGTCGAACACACTGGCTTCCAAATCGATCAGCACCGACATCACCGCCTCTGGCGTAGAACTGAAAGTGCTGATTGAGCAAATGCGCGAGCAGATCCAGAACATCGAATAA
- a CDS encoding TonB-dependent receptor — translation MKSFRLSPVGLGVVAALALGQTGYVGAEETATQSSEAKEVITIVGSQVDLGGDYQGGQVARSGRAGILGNQDFMDTPFSSSNYTSKLIEDQQAKSVGDVLKNDPTVRQAVGYGNFQELYMIRGFPVYSDDMTLNGVYGILPRQYVAAEMLERVEVFRGANSFVNGAAPGGSAIGGSINLVPKRAGSEPLTRVTLGTQSGGQAYGAMDVARRFGDNQENGVRVNVVARNGDDAVDDQETQLGVLSLGFDHQGENLRMSADLGYQDHHIDAPRPSVTPGSAIPSLPSSEANYAQDWTYTDEKQLFGVVRGEYDFSSQTTGWIAGGMRRGKEHNLLANPTADADGNLTAYLFENVREDTVMSGDTGVRHEFSTGSVGHTVVVSGSVYQSRSKNAYVMSSSTDVGSLYDYDSLEQFAGLYYGGSLSDPKETERVTYSSAALADTLSLFDDQVKVMLGARLQRLETRSFDYSTGEKTGDYSKTALTPSVGVVYQPTLDISLYANYSEALLPGETAPADSSNPTGEVLKPNRSEQYEVGAKYDNGSYGAVVSLFQISKPSYMYDSNNYYTDNGEQRNRGIELSAFGEPIESVKVLGGVTLIDAEIVKNADATTEGKQAIGVPKVQANVNIEWATPFVEGLTLEGRTLYTGSQYASADNSLELPSWTRFDLGARYGMKLGDNALTLRARVDNVTDKSYWASAGGYPGSNYLVQGAPRTFVLSASYDF, via the coding sequence ATGAAATCGTTCCGTCTTTCTCCAGTCGGGCTTGGTGTGGTTGCCGCGCTCGCGCTTGGACAAACTGGCTATGTTGGCGCGGAAGAAACCGCCACACAAAGCAGTGAAGCGAAAGAGGTCATCACCATCGTGGGTTCTCAGGTCGACTTAGGTGGCGACTATCAGGGTGGTCAGGTTGCACGCTCAGGCCGCGCCGGTATTCTCGGCAACCAAGATTTCATGGATACTCCTTTTTCATCAAGTAACTACACTTCGAAGCTGATCGAAGATCAGCAGGCCAAAAGTGTCGGCGATGTGCTGAAAAATGACCCGACGGTGCGTCAGGCTGTGGGTTACGGTAACTTCCAGGAGCTGTACATGATTCGCGGCTTCCCGGTCTATTCCGACGACATGACGCTGAACGGTGTGTACGGTATTCTGCCTCGTCAGTATGTGGCGGCAGAGATGCTGGAGCGCGTGGAAGTGTTCCGCGGTGCGAACTCGTTCGTCAACGGTGCAGCGCCGGGCGGCAGTGCGATCGGTGGTTCCATTAACCTGGTTCCAAAACGGGCGGGTAGTGAACCGCTGACCCGCGTTACGCTGGGTACGCAATCCGGTGGTCAGGCATATGGCGCGATGGATGTGGCCCGCCGTTTTGGTGATAATCAGGAAAATGGTGTGCGTGTGAACGTCGTGGCGCGTAACGGTGATGACGCTGTGGACGATCAGGAAACCCAATTGGGTGTGCTGAGCTTGGGCTTTGACCACCAAGGTGAAAATCTCCGTATGTCCGCCGATCTTGGCTATCAGGATCATCACATTGATGCGCCGCGCCCAAGTGTGACGCCGGGCAGCGCAATTCCTTCGTTACCAAGTTCAGAGGCCAACTACGCGCAGGACTGGACTTACACTGACGAAAAACAACTGTTTGGTGTTGTGCGTGGCGAATACGATTTCTCCAGCCAGACGACCGGTTGGATTGCTGGCGGCATGCGCCGCGGTAAAGAACACAACCTGCTGGCTAACCCAACGGCGGATGCCGATGGCAACCTGACGGCTTACTTGTTTGAGAACGTGCGTGAAGACACCGTCATGTCAGGGGATACTGGTGTACGTCATGAATTCTCAACCGGCAGTGTGGGTCACACTGTGGTGGTGTCGGGTTCAGTCTATCAGTCTCGTTCGAAAAACGCCTACGTGATGTCATCCAGCACTGACGTTGGCTCACTGTACGACTATGACTCACTCGAGCAATTTGCCGGTCTGTACTACGGCGGTTCGCTCAGCGATCCAAAAGAAACCGAACGCGTGACTTACAGCAGTGCTGCGCTGGCAGACACCTTGTCGCTATTTGATGATCAGGTGAAAGTGATGCTGGGCGCGCGCCTGCAGCGTCTGGAAACCAGGAGTTTTGATTATAGTACTGGCGAAAAGACGGGTGACTATAGCAAAACTGCACTGACTCCGTCGGTGGGTGTCGTTTATCAGCCAACGCTGGATATCTCCCTGTATGCTAATTACTCTGAAGCATTATTGCCCGGTGAAACAGCACCAGCAGATAGCAGTAACCCGACTGGAGAGGTGTTGAAACCAAACCGCTCTGAACAGTATGAAGTGGGCGCGAAATACGACAATGGCAGCTACGGTGCCGTGGTGAGCCTGTTCCAAATCAGTAAGCCAAGTTACATGTACGACAGCAACAATTACTATACCGACAATGGCGAGCAGCGTAACCGCGGTATCGAACTGTCTGCGTTTGGTGAACCGATTGAGAGCGTGAAAGTGTTGGGCGGTGTGACGCTGATTGATGCGGAAATAGTCAAAAACGCAGATGCAACTACAGAAGGTAAACAGGCGATCGGTGTGCCGAAAGTGCAGGCCAACGTCAACATTGAGTGGGCCACCCCGTTTGTTGAAGGCCTGACTCTGGAAGGTCGTACGTTGTACACCGGCTCTCAGTACGCCAGTGCGGACAACTCACTGGAACTGCCATCGTGGACTCGTTTCGACCTGGGAGCGCGTTACGGCATGAAGCTGGGTGATAATGCACTGACGCTGCGTGCACGTGTCGACAACGTGACCGACAAGAGCTACTGGGCTTCAGCGGGTGGCTACCCGGGCAGCAACTACCTGGTGCAGGGCGCGCCACGCACGTTTGTTCTGTCAGCCAGCTACGACTTCTGA
- a CDS encoding ABC transporter ATP-binding protein gives MFTLSGVEMVRGGRRILAIEQLNIPTNELTVVLGHNGSGKSTLVSLLSGQQAPDTGSVWLNDAPLTSLSSKSLAKAVAFLPQKLPASAGLTVRELVRLGRFPWRGALGFWRQQDADIIRAAMDKTGVSAFADTFVDELSGGERQRAWVAMLLAQESPVLILDEPTSALDVQHQYQLMALLAELNQKQGCGIIVILHDLNLALRYATHIVALKQGRIAFDGPATTLADEQRLSDLYQTPITLIDHPHAVSEATTNKVAIVCA, from the coding sequence ATGTTCACCCTATCTGGCGTGGAGATGGTCCGCGGAGGTCGTCGTATTCTGGCGATTGAGCAGTTGAACATCCCCACCAACGAACTGACGGTGGTGCTGGGCCACAATGGCTCCGGCAAATCAACGCTGGTCAGTTTGCTGTCCGGTCAACAGGCACCGGATACCGGGTCGGTATGGCTGAATGACGCGCCGCTGACGTCTCTGAGCAGCAAATCGCTCGCCAAAGCCGTCGCATTCCTGCCGCAAAAACTGCCTGCCAGTGCGGGACTGACGGTACGGGAACTGGTGCGTCTTGGCCGTTTTCCCTGGCGCGGCGCACTCGGCTTCTGGCGTCAGCAGGATGCCGATATTATCAGAGCGGCGATGGACAAAACCGGCGTCAGTGCGTTTGCCGATACGTTCGTTGATGAGCTGTCGGGCGGTGAACGTCAGCGGGCCTGGGTCGCGATGCTGCTCGCGCAAGAATCGCCGGTACTGATCCTGGATGAACCGACCTCGGCATTGGATGTGCAGCATCAGTACCAACTGATGGCGCTGCTGGCAGAACTGAATCAGAAGCAGGGCTGCGGCATTATTGTGATTCTGCACGATCTCAATCTGGCTCTGCGCTACGCGACCCATATTGTTGCGCTCAAGCAAGGGCGGATTGCCTTTGACGGCCCGGCAACGACGCTGGCTGATGAGCAGCGGCTCTCCGATTTGTACCAAACTCCGATTACGCTGATCGATCACCCACATGCGGTGAGCGAGGCCACTACCAATAAGGTCGCGATTGTATGTGCCTGA
- a CDS encoding TIGR00645 family protein, whose protein sequence is MENLVEKLLYSARWIMAPIYLGLSLVLLALGIKFFQEVFHLLPIIFSIKEVDLILVTLSLIDISLVGGLIVMVMFSGYENFVSKLDVDENDDKLGWLGKLDTSSLKNKVSASIVAISSIHLLKVFMNTEHIDSEKIQWYLLLHVTFVLSAFAMGYLDKITKK, encoded by the coding sequence ATGGAAAATTTAGTGGAAAAACTTTTGTATTCAGCGCGTTGGATTATGGCGCCTATTTATCTTGGCCTCAGTTTGGTTCTGCTGGCGCTGGGTATTAAATTCTTTCAGGAGGTGTTTCACCTGCTGCCTATCATCTTCTCAATTAAAGAAGTGGATCTGATTCTCGTCACTCTCTCGCTGATTGATATTTCGTTGGTTGGCGGCCTGATCGTGATGGTGATGTTTTCCGGTTACGAAAACTTCGTTTCGAAGCTTGATGTGGATGAGAACGACGACAAGCTGGGCTGGCTGGGTAAACTCGACACCAGCTCACTGAAGAACAAAGTGTCAGCGTCGATTGTGGCGATTTCGTCGATTCATCTGCTGAAGGTGTTCATGAATACCGAGCACATCGACAGTGAAAAAATTCAGTGGTACCTGCTGCTGCACGTCACGTTTGTATTGTCGGCCTTCGCCATGGGCTATCTGGACAAGATCACCAAGAAGTAA
- the rph gene encoding ribonuclease PH: protein MRPNNRAADQVRPINITRHYTAYAEGSVLVEFGNTKVLCNATVEEGVPRWLKGQGKGWVTAEYGMLPRATHSRTRREAANGKQGGRTMEIQRLIARSLRAVVDLEAMGELMITVDCDVIQADGGTRTASISGASVAMADAFDKLVADGKLKKNPMKGHVAAVSVGILGQDVLCDLEYVEDSAADTDMNVVMTEEGKMIEIQGTAEGEPFSHEQLLDLLAVAKKGIADIVSAQKASLEN from the coding sequence ATGCGTCCAAATAACCGCGCTGCGGATCAGGTTCGTCCGATTAACATTACTCGTCACTACACGGCCTACGCAGAAGGTTCTGTGCTGGTGGAATTCGGCAACACCAAAGTGCTGTGTAACGCAACGGTAGAAGAAGGCGTGCCACGCTGGCTGAAAGGTCAGGGCAAAGGCTGGGTAACCGCAGAATACGGCATGCTGCCACGCGCCACCCATTCGCGCACACGTCGTGAAGCGGCGAACGGCAAGCAAGGCGGTCGTACCATGGAAATTCAGCGTCTGATCGCGCGCAGTCTGCGTGCTGTGGTTGACCTGGAAGCGATGGGCGAACTGATGATCACTGTGGACTGTGACGTGATTCAAGCCGATGGTGGCACACGTACCGCATCGATTTCTGGTGCCAGTGTTGCGATGGCTGATGCGTTCGACAAACTGGTCGCGGACGGCAAACTGAAGAAGAACCCGATGAAAGGCCATGTCGCGGCAGTTTCAGTGGGGATTCTGGGTCAAGACGTATTGTGCGATCTCGAATACGTTGAAGATTCGGCGGCAGACACCGATATGAACGTGGTGATGACCGAAGAAGGCAAGATGATCGAAATTCAGGGCACGGCCGAAGGCGAACCGTTCAGTCACGAACAGTTGCTTGATTTGTTGGCGGTGGCCAAGAAAGGCATTGCAGATATCGTCTCGGCGCAGAAGGCGTCGTTAGAGAATTGA
- the fhuB gene encoding Fe(3+)-hydroxamate ABC transporter permease FhuB: MSAKHLLAVVMLLAAAALASLQFNQPLALSHQWSLIGSPQLAESFDDFNFAYAQLPRLVMTLIVGAMLGLVGSLMQQLTQNSLTSPLTMGTSSGAWLALIIVSIWWPDAIADYSALAAMTGALLAFGLILLIAGLDNMTGLPMVISGMVINILLGAIAGAIILLHQDYAQNVFMWGAGDLAQNGWEMIEWLVPRLSPLLLLLLLAPRVLTLLRLGHQGAQARGLSVIPAFFLLMIIGIWLVSASITVVGLIGFIGLLTPNIVRALGARTPRMELVASVVFGALLLLLTDMLAQWLTLWFGQVVPSGVTAAAIGAPALIWFSRRQLKAQDGIAVALPGSRQRVSRGLSVTVAALLMVGVALYFCYQPDSADTWLALPSDYQWSLRWPRALTALCTGIGLALAGTILQRLIYNPLASPDILGVSSGATFALVFSSLFLGQSLLSTQWGTALAGSLAVLLVLILLGRKHQFAPSSVILTGIAMTALLQAFVQFCLAKGNQDSYKILQWLAGSTYRVTAEQATLLSGLVLVLFVLSLMSSRALTLISISRSFATARGLNSAWMSLGLLVLVAMLCAVVTATMGPVAFVGLIAPHLARMLGAQQVKAQLLLGSLIGATTMLWSDWLGQVLLFPNQIAAGTLVAILGALYFLALLIVNRLAKR; this comes from the coding sequence ATGAGTGCCAAACATCTGCTCGCGGTGGTGATGTTATTGGCCGCCGCCGCACTGGCGAGCCTGCAGTTCAATCAGCCATTAGCGCTCAGTCATCAGTGGAGCCTGATCGGGAGTCCGCAACTGGCTGAATCGTTTGATGATTTCAACTTTGCTTACGCGCAACTGCCAAGGCTGGTGATGACGCTGATTGTCGGCGCCATGCTCGGGCTGGTCGGCAGCCTGATGCAGCAGCTGACCCAGAACTCGCTGACCTCTCCGCTGACGATGGGGACGTCGTCCGGTGCCTGGCTGGCACTGATCATTGTCAGCATCTGGTGGCCAGATGCCATTGCCGATTACAGTGCGCTGGCGGCGATGACTGGCGCGCTGTTGGCATTCGGTCTGATTCTGCTGATCGCCGGGCTGGACAACATGACCGGTTTACCGATGGTGATCTCCGGTATGGTGATCAACATTCTGCTTGGCGCGATTGCCGGCGCGATCATTTTGCTGCATCAGGATTACGCGCAGAACGTGTTCATGTGGGGCGCAGGCGACCTGGCGCAGAATGGCTGGGAGATGATCGAGTGGTTGGTGCCGCGCTTATCGCCGCTGTTGCTGCTGTTGCTGTTGGCGCCCCGCGTATTGACGCTGCTGCGCTTGGGTCATCAGGGCGCGCAGGCGCGTGGATTGTCGGTTATTCCGGCGTTTTTCCTGCTGATGATCATCGGCATCTGGCTGGTGTCCGCGTCGATTACGGTTGTCGGCCTGATTGGTTTTATCGGCTTGCTGACCCCCAATATTGTGCGTGCGCTTGGCGCGCGGACACCGCGTATGGAGCTGGTGGCGAGTGTCGTGTTTGGTGCGTTGTTACTGCTACTGACGGACATGCTGGCACAGTGGCTGACCTTATGGTTTGGCCAGGTGGTGCCGAGCGGTGTGACCGCGGCCGCCATTGGCGCGCCTGCGCTGATTTGGTTCAGTCGCCGTCAGCTGAAAGCGCAGGATGGCATTGCCGTGGCGCTGCCGGGCTCGCGTCAGCGCGTCAGCCGTGGGCTGAGCGTCACCGTCGCCGCGCTCTTGATGGTAGGAGTGGCGCTCTATTTCTGTTATCAGCCAGACAGTGCGGATACCTGGTTGGCGTTGCCGAGTGATTATCAGTGGTCGCTGCGCTGGCCGCGTGCGCTGACAGCGCTGTGCACCGGCATTGGCCTCGCGCTGGCGGGGACCATTTTGCAGCGTCTGATTTACAACCCGTTAGCCAGCCCGGATATTCTCGGCGTGTCGTCCGGAGCGACATTTGCGCTGGTGTTCTCCAGCTTGTTTCTTGGCCAGTCGCTGCTGTCGACCCAGTGGGGGACGGCGCTGGCAGGCAGTCTGGCGGTGCTGTTGGTGCTGATCTTGCTCGGGCGAAAACATCAGTTCGCGCCATCGAGTGTGATTCTGACCGGGATCGCGATGACTGCGCTGCTGCAGGCGTTTGTGCAGTTCTGTCTGGCGAAAGGCAATCAGGACAGCTACAAAATTCTGCAATGGCTGGCAGGGTCGACTTACCGAGTGACCGCCGAACAAGCGACACTGCTGTCTGGTCTGGTGCTGGTGCTGTTTGTCCTGAGCCTGATGAGCAGCCGCGCGCTGACGCTGATTTCCATCAGCCGCTCGTTTGCGACGGCACGCGGCCTCAATAGCGCCTGGATGTCGCTCGGCTTGCTGGTGTTGGTGGCCATGCTGTGCGCCGTGGTGACGGCGACCATGGGCCCGGTGGCCTTTGTCGGCCTGATCGCGCCGCATTTGGCGCGCATGCTCGGTGCGCAGCAGGTCAAAGCGCAGTTGCTGCTCGGCAGCCTGATTGGCGCGACGACCATGCTGTGGTCAGACTGGCTCGGGCAGGTATTGCTGTTTCCGAATCAGATTGCCGCCGGCACGCTGGTCGCGATTCTCGGCGCGCTGTATTTCCTCGCGCTGCTGATTGTTAATCGTCTGGCGAAGCGCTGA
- the pyrE gene encoding orotate phosphoribosyltransferase, translating into MKAYQREFIEFALEKEVLKFGEFTLKSGRKSPYFFNAGLFNTGRDLARLGRFYAAALVDSAIEFDVLFGPAYKGIPIATTTAVALADHHDVDTPYCFNRKEAKDHGEGGNLVGSALEGRIMLVDDVITAGTAIRESMEIIQNNGADLAGVLVAIDRQEKGKGELSAIQEVERDFGCAVISIVSLTDLITYLEEQGGNREHLDAVKAYRAQYGI; encoded by the coding sequence ATGAAAGCATACCAGCGTGAATTTATTGAGTTTGCCCTAGAAAAGGAAGTACTGAAATTTGGTGAGTTTACTTTGAAGTCTGGCCGTAAAAGCCCATATTTCTTTAACGCTGGTCTTTTCAACACTGGCCGCGATTTAGCGCGCCTCGGCCGTTTTTATGCGGCGGCGCTGGTGGATTCAGCGATTGAGTTCGATGTGCTGTTTGGCCCAGCCTACAAGGGGATTCCGATTGCGACCACCACCGCCGTAGCACTGGCGGATCACCACGATGTGGACACGCCATACTGCTTTAACCGCAAAGAAGCCAAAGATCACGGCGAAGGTGGCAATCTGGTGGGCAGCGCGCTGGAAGGCCGTATCATGCTGGTAGACGATGTGATTACCGCGGGCACGGCGATTCGTGAGTCGATGGAAATCATTCAGAACAACGGAGCAGATTTGGCCGGTGTGCTGGTGGCGATTGACCGTCAGGAAAAAGGCAAAGGCGAATTATCGGCGATTCAGGAAGTTGAGCGTGACTTTGGCTGCGCGGTGATTTCGATTGTCAGCCTGACCGACCTTATCACCTATCTGGAAGAGCAAGGCGGCAACCGCGAACACCTCGACGCGGTGAAAGCGTACCGCGCGCAATACGGTATCTGA
- a CDS encoding Kdo(2)-lipid IV(A) acyltransferase translates to MSQDKYGKPQFTLSLLHPKNWGVWLGFGTLALIVNLLPYPVLLKLGQSLGLLGMRLGKKRVHVAKRNFELAFPDKGSDEIDQMVVENFKNTGLALIETGITWFWPTWRFKRRIVEKDLAVLREYKANGQGVLLCCVHALNLEITARAFAVLGLPGYGAFRPHNNPAYNFIQYWGRTHNGNVLIDRKDVKKMIRVMRQGELLFYLPDHDYGRNKSVFVPFFAVQDACTTTGTSILAYTSHCAIVMGSGFRNDEGKYEILADIAVGDNYPQKDEVAAAAYMNKYVEMVIMRAPTQWMWLHKRFKTMQDPNVPKGIRYQ, encoded by the coding sequence ATGAGTCAAGACAAATACGGCAAACCTCAATTCACCCTGTCTCTGCTGCACCCTAAAAACTGGGGCGTGTGGCTGGGATTCGGCACCCTCGCGCTGATCGTTAACCTGCTGCCTTATCCTGTATTGCTGAAACTCGGCCAGAGCTTAGGCTTGTTGGGCATGCGTTTGGGTAAAAAACGCGTGCACGTCGCCAAACGTAACTTTGAACTGGCGTTTCCTGACAAAGGCAGCGACGAGATCGATCAGATGGTGGTCGAGAACTTCAAAAACACCGGTCTGGCACTGATTGAAACCGGCATCACCTGGTTCTGGCCCACCTGGCGGTTCAAACGTCGTATTGTTGAGAAAGACTTGGCGGTCTTGCGCGAATACAAAGCCAACGGCCAAGGCGTGCTGCTGTGCTGCGTGCATGCCCTCAACCTGGAAATTACCGCGCGTGCGTTTGCCGTGCTGGGTCTGCCGGGTTATGGCGCGTTTCGCCCGCACAACAACCCCGCCTACAACTTCATTCAGTATTGGGGCCGCACACATAATGGCAACGTACTGATTGACCGTAAAGACGTGAAGAAAATGATTCGCGTTATGCGCCAGGGTGAGCTGCTGTTCTATTTGCCAGACCACGATTACGGGCGTAACAAATCGGTATTCGTACCGTTTTTTGCAGTGCAAGATGCGTGTACCACCACCGGCACCAGTATTCTGGCGTACACCAGCCACTGCGCCATCGTGATGGGTTCAGGCTTTCGTAACGACGAAGGCAAGTATGAGATTTTGGCTGACATCGCGGTGGGAGACAACTACCCACAAAAAGATGAAGTCGCCGCCGCGGCCTATATGAATAAGTACGTGGAAATGGTCATCATGCGCGCGCCAACGCAGTGGATGTGGCTACATAAACGCTTTAAAACCATGCAGGATCCGAATGTGCCGAAAGGCATCCGTTACCAATAA
- a CDS encoding iron-siderophore ABC transporter substrate-binding protein, producing the protein MCLKSTVKQTLLLFGLLVCGVSSALAAIEVSDSLGKQTLNAVPQRAAVLDWSLLEQVIELGVTPIAVTDADSYRDWVVKPAIPASAENVGTRGEPNLEKIAALKPDIILITGSQRDLKPRLEQIAPVLLYTNFSANDAQAEVAITQFKQLAQVFGQQALAEQKLAMMDQRFAELKAELNTHFGSPLPRTLVMRFADTKSTFIYTQDSMAFYVVEKLGLTPALVEAPQQWGIVQKPIADLRNVRDGYVLYIEPFNEEKKLKTSVLWKAMPFVRQQHVNSVESVWSYGGAMSLLYTAEAITASLLEMAPAS; encoded by the coding sequence ATGTGCCTGAAATCGACTGTGAAGCAAACTCTGCTGCTGTTTGGCCTGTTGGTCTGCGGCGTATCTTCCGCTCTGGCGGCCATTGAGGTGAGCGATTCGCTCGGCAAGCAGACGCTGAATGCCGTGCCTCAGCGTGCGGCGGTACTGGACTGGAGCCTGCTCGAGCAGGTAATTGAACTGGGTGTGACGCCGATTGCGGTCACCGATGCCGATTCGTACCGTGACTGGGTGGTGAAGCCGGCTATTCCGGCTTCGGCGGAAAATGTCGGCACGCGCGGCGAACCCAATCTGGAAAAAATCGCGGCACTGAAACCCGATATTATTCTGATCACCGGTTCACAGCGCGATCTCAAACCGCGTCTGGAGCAAATCGCGCCGGTGTTGCTCTACACCAATTTCAGCGCCAATGACGCGCAAGCCGAAGTGGCGATCACCCAATTTAAACAACTGGCGCAGGTGTTTGGTCAGCAAGCGCTCGCCGAGCAAAAACTGGCCATGATGGACCAGCGTTTTGCCGAACTGAAAGCCGAGCTCAATACGCATTTTGGCTCGCCGCTGCCGCGCACTCTGGTGATGCGTTTTGCCGACACCAAATCGACCTTTATCTACACCCAAGATTCGATGGCGTTCTACGTGGTGGAAAAACTCGGCCTGACTCCGGCGCTGGTGGAAGCGCCGCAGCAGTGGGGCATCGTGCAAAAGCCGATCGCTGATTTACGTAACGTGCGTGATGGTTATGTGCTCTACATCGAACCGTTCAATGAAGAGAAAAAACTGAAAACCTCGGTGCTGTGGAAAGCGATGCCGTTTGTGCGCCAGCAACATGTCAACTCGGTCGAGTCGGTCTGGAGCTATGGTGGCGCGATGTCACTGCTGTATACCGCGGAAGCCATCACCGCCAGCCTGCTTGAAATGGCTCCCGCGTCATGA